Below is a window of Camelina sativa cultivar DH55 chromosome 11, Cs, whole genome shotgun sequence DNA.
ATCCCTTCTCTTCCTTCCTCTATTGGCCTCCTCCCACACACTACCTCCAACACAAACACTCCAAAGCTATACACATCGGTTTGTGTCGATGCTCTCCCTGTCTTAACCAGCTCAGGCGCCATATAACCCGCTGTTCCAACAACATGTGTCGTGCTAACCATCTCTTTACTAGTGTTCTGCAACTTAGCCAACCCAAAATCACCTACCCTCGCATTCATATCCTTGTCAAGCAACACATTGCTTGACTTTATGTCTCTATGTAACACCTTTGACTCCCACCCTTCATGTAGATACAACATCCCTGAGGCCACATCTCTTATCACTCTCATCCTTTCCTCCCAGTTCAACATCTCGTTACAATCAAATATCCGCTTATCAACGCTACCATTCTCCATATACTCGTAAATCAATACCAAACTCTCTCCTCCTTTCTTGGACCAACCTTTTAGTCCAACTATATTCTTGTGCCTTAGCCTCCCTAAGCTCGAGACCTCGGCCAAGAACTCACTCGTCCCACTAACACTCTCTCGAGGGCTCATCATGATTCTCTTCACCGCCACTTCTTTGCCTTCTAACACTCCTCTATACACCTTAGAATTCCCTCCGTATCCGATCATGTTCTCTTCCGAGAACCCTTTCGTTGCTTCCAAAACGTCTTTGTGTTGCACTATGTGAGGCCAATACTCTGTTTCCCAATCTTCAACATCTCCTTCTAGCCTCTGCTGCCTTCGCTTCCTCACAACGTAGAAACAGAGGAACCCAATAACAGAGAGTAATAACACAACACCACTAGAGACCCCAGCAATGAAGCCTTTAGACTTTAAAACTGAGTCATCTAACAATTTAAACGAAGGAAGATTCCTAGTGATCAAAGCATCACCAATGGATAAATTGGTGTTGCTAAAACTCCATGAAAGAATCCTATGGCTTTGTACTAGTTGTCCTGTGGATGCGGTGAATCCAACGAACATATCGTCAAGTAACACTCCAGTGAGATTCAAGGGTATGCTTATGAGTGGTCTAATGGGTTTCCTAGTTCCAGCTCTAGCCATAGTTACATTGATGGCTGACCCATTAAACTCAATCCACGCCTGGTAATTCTCACCACTGTTAAGCCTCAACTTCGTGAATCTCTCGCCGTCTCTTCCTCCATAGAAACCGGCAACTTCAGAAGAAACAGAATTGAGGGAATTGACGTCGACGCCGACGTGGTTGTCATTGATGTCGTTGAACTCTTGGTTAGCGAAAACATCAAATTCTACGGCGAAGATTCGGTTGTTAGTTGCACCGTTATTAGTCAAGTTGAAGAGGCCAAGATGCTGAGAAGAACTCGCGGCGGATGTTTCGGAGAAAGGGAGGAAGACGAAGGCGAAGCCGTGGCCAGGGGAGAGGTGTTTATAAGGAGCCATGGAGAAGATAAATGACGTGGCGAAAGGTAGAGGTATGGCGGAGGCGGCGGTTGAGATTCTTGAATGGTATAGACCACGTCCGATGGAGAAAATGGTTTGGTTGGTGAGGGTGAGGATTGACGGAGGGGAATCAACGGTGGCTGAGCCGACGAGAAGTGTGTTGTTGGTGGTGAAGTTTGAGTTGTAGATGAATTGGATGCATGAGATTGATCGGAACAAGAATTGTGTTGTGACGAAAAggataaaaatagaaactttagaGAACATGGTGAGAGACAGAGAGGTCTTTTGGGTACAACAAGTGGTGTCGTTTTGAAAGAAGTatatgggaagaagaagaacaagaacagcTTGTCAGAAACTCAAAAGAGAATTATTAcaagtgttttcttttgtgaCGGTGtcttttatatattcaaaagaacCAATTATTCAAACATATGGTATGAACTGGAAAGGATCCATTCCAAAGTCAAAATTATTAACAAGATAATATTTGCTTATTCTATGTGTTTTGACATATATTTGATTAACAAGATggtaacaaacaaataaaaagatacGCCACAATATCAGCCGTGATAATTTGGTCTCttgtaaattttgatattttcctaTGCATTtggagtttcttttttgtttttttttcttgatccGAGCCACTTGGAGTTAATGGTTAAATTGGACTTGGTATTTTGCTGTCAACATTTATGGGGTATGATGACCTTATTGGTCAAAGAAGTCAGCTTTGAAATGTCAATATattcatcttctcatctctctTTCAATTCTTTCAAACATTATCGCACATAACTCGAATTATTCGTTTACCGTAAGCATCATAGTACTATAATCTAGTCAAAGGCCTAACAGTAACTATCAACTACTTTCTTGAATAGTTGAATTCTTGGTATGTCTCATTTCATATTAACTTTAATGTACATGATCACATTCAACTTTACACTAAAAAACATTGGAGTCCCATATTCTTCTTTTGAAATGTAATGTGTGTCAAGTAATCTTACTAACCATTTGGTTTATAAAACGCTACGTTTTGAGGGATGAGCCAAAAgcacgaaaaagaaaaaatggacaCAGAGCTCTCCAACTGTCAGTTTGCAGGAAAAGGCAAAGACTTTAACTGGACCGCTAAGAAAAAAGGCACGTGATGAACACTACCCAATAATCAAGAGCGTGCTATTCACGTTACGTCAGATTCGACTAGGCTTAAGTAGAAGCAAAAAAAGAACGTTCGATCACTTTCCTTTTCTCACAATTCTTCACCGCAAACACTCACCCCCAAAAAAGGaatcataagaagaagaagctttggacaaaaaaagggtattttacTCTTTACCCTAAACTTTACTTTACCAAACCAGACACAGACACAGAATCATAAGATCAGATCtggtggtttcaaacaatgGCGGACAAGGAAGAACAAGAGACGATGACCTCGTACAAGCTGTTTCTGAGAGTTATAAGCAAGAGAAGAACATGGGCCTGTCTGTT
It encodes the following:
- the LOC104722070 gene encoding probable L-type lectin-domain containing receptor kinase VII.2, which gives rise to MFSKVSIFILFVTTQFLFRSISCIQFIYNSNFTTNNTLLVGSATVDSPPSILTLTNQTIFSIGRGLYHSRISTAASAIPLPFATSFIFSMAPYKHLSPGHGFAFVFLPFSETSAASSSQHLGLFNLTNNGATNNRIFAVEFDVFANQEFNDINDNHVGVDVNSLNSVSSEVAGFYGGRDGERFTKLRLNSGENYQAWIEFNGSAINVTMARAGTRKPIRPLISIPLNLTGVLLDDMFVGFTASTGQLVQSHRILSWSFSNTNLSIGDALITRNLPSFKLLDDSVLKSKGFIAGVSSGVVLLLSVIGFLCFYVVRKRRQQRLEGDVEDWETEYWPHIVQHKDVLEATKGFSEENMIGYGGNSKVYRGVLEGKEVAVKRIMMSPRESVSGTSEFLAEVSSLGRLRHKNIVGLKGWSKKGGESLVLIYEYMENGSVDKRIFDCNEMLNWEERMRVIRDVASGMLYLHEGWESKVLHRDIKSSNVLLDKDMNARVGDFGLAKLQNTSKEMVSTTHVVGTAGYMAPELVKTGRASTQTDVYSFGVFVLEVVCGRRPIEEGREGIVEWIWRLMEKDKVVEGLDERVKVNGRFKTEEVEMALRIGLLCVHPDPRVRPKMRQVVQILEQGRLVEDGGEREMSLLERVKSSYLLETGEGSKQQKHPTIQDLRNSSSYSNSFQSYGSILHGRCTNHRQSF